The window ATTGTCTTCGAACGCGACCCGTCCATAGCCTGCATCTTGCAACTGACGTGCGATGGTGCTGGTCTCCGAAAAATTGAGCTTACAGCCCAACGTGTAAAAGGCTACCTTCTTGAATTGAAGCATGGCGCAAAGGTACTATGGTTTTCTTTTCAAAATAGCTGTATTCGGATCGAAACGAGTAATTTCGAATTTCCTACAAGCTTTGGAGTATGAAAAGGATTTCGATACGATTTTGTTTGCTCTCTTTGCTGTTGATTTTATCAAATCAGGCCATCGGTCAGGATAAGGTCGAACGCGAATACAAAATCAAGAAGGAAGAAGTTCCGCAGAAGGCGCTGGAGTTTATCAACGAGATCGAGTCACTCTCGCCGAAAACAAAAGTGAATTGGTATCGAGAAGAAGCCGCGGATTCAGAAAGTGTCGAGGCTAAATTCAAGGTGCAGAAGCGGAGCTACAGCATTGAGTTTTCGATCCAGGGCGAATTGCAAGACGTCGAAATACGGATTGGTGAACGAGACATTCCGAAGATGACCAGAAAAGCAATCAAAGAATCTCTTAACGCGGAGTTCATCAAATGGGCCATCAAGAAAGTTCAACTTCAGTGGGTAGGGGAGTCTTCTTTGGTGATTTCTTCCATCGATCGAAACGAAAGGCAGGAAGGAGTTGAAGAGAATTACGAGATTGTGATCAAAGGAGAGACGGATAAATCCAAAAGCTACTTTGAACTGCTGTTCGATAGCAGTGGCAATTTGCTGAGAAAGTCCCGAATAGTGGAGAATTCAAGTGATATTCTCATCTATTGAAAAAAACTCTTCTCATAGCCTTTGCTGCCATTTTCTCCTTTCAAGGAATTGGTCAAGATGTGTACCGTTTTGGTTTGCTTCCGGTGTTTAACACCAATGCCAAATTGAAAAATGATTTCAGTCTGAACGTCAAGCTGGAGAATCGACATATTCTAAGCAGAGGCACTCTCAACGGTGAGCTAAGAGGGAATGACTATCGATTCGAGAGGCAAGACATCGCGGGGATACTCGCTAAGAAGCTTTCCGCGAACACAAGAGTGGGAGCGGGCTACCTTTTTCGACTCGAATCGGAGAGGGTGATTCACCGATTGATCCAGCAGATTTCTATTACCCAACCCCTGAATAAAGTGCGGATCGCGCACCGATTCAGCTCCGATCAGACCTGGGATCCCGATGAGGCTTTCGAATTCAGGCTGCGCTACCGAATAGGTCTTGAAGTGCCTTTGTCGGGAACTCAGATCGATCCGAATGAGCTTTATTTTAAGTCGAATTTAGAATACCTGGCGCGCTTTCAAGCAGGATTTGTGAATGAATTCAGGGCAATTCCCGCACTGGGCTATCTGGCAAAAAACAAAAATTCCTTTGAGCTTGGCTTGGACTATCGTGTTGGCACCGTATTCGAACCCATCATAGGTCATGGATTTTGGGTTTATTTCGGTTATTATCTTCGACTCAACAACTAGCAACTTATGTCAGAAATCAAACTTTAAATCCCTACTTCACTTGGTGGATTTATAGTTTACAAATATGACTCTATTGAATTGCTGTAGGGATTGCCTAGCACCAATCAAATTTACAATACAATACTTTTTGTAAACCTTTTGCACTTAAGAGTTCTTTAATAGATTAGTCATTCACAAAAAGCGGATATCAAACTCCTTTTATACCTTTATCATTCACTAATCGATTTACGTATTGTTTTCAAAAACTTGCGAGTATGCCATAAAAGCTATGGTATATATTTGGCACAGGGATTATTCGGTTACTACTTGGGCCAGTTTAAAAGAAATAGCTGAGGCTATTGATTCGCCTCCCTCGTTTACCTCAAAAGTGCTCCAGCAGCTCGCTAAAAAAGAATTGCTGCTCTCGATGCGCGGGCCTTCGGGAGGGTTCAGCAAATTGAAAAAAGGAGATATTCGACTGGGAGATGTGATTATGGCAATTGACGGGCCCAAAATCACTAGAAAATGCATTCTTGGTTTCGAAGAGTGCAATACTGCTTATCCTTGCGCTCTGCACGATAAATTTGCCCATATCCGCGATGATCTAAATAAAGTATTGGACGAAACGAAGATTGAGGGATTGGGAGACTTATTTTCCAGCGGGGCTTTCTATTTGAAGGAAGACTAATCTTCGTTCAACTAAAAATCCTTTTTCCCCGATTTGAAGACAATCCTGGCGACAAGGGCAATCGTCCAAGTGATAAGGGTAAAAATGGATAAGAACAATCCAAGGCTGGTGCCAAAAAAATCCTTGAATACGGCACCTGTGTAGCCCAGCAAAGCGGATATATCAAGCTTGAGTAGGATAAGGGTGCGCGAAAGGTCGATGGGATTAAACAGCGTGGCAGCCAATGAAAAAGTATCTAAAGGATACTCCTCAAAAATGATAAGCGACATCAAAAAAGCTCCATCATAGATCACTGCGAAGAAGAGCCACATCAAAACAGCATAGCCAAAACCCTTAATCTTGTTTTCGTTTGATAACGCAATATTGAAAGAGAAAGCCGTGAAAATGAGCGTAAGAAAACTCCCTACTACCAACAGGAGAAGGAAATCGTAAATCGCGTCGCTCACAAATAGGCCATAAAGGACGAATGGAATACCTAGGCCAATAACTAAACTTAGGCTCAACGAGCAGGCTACTCCCAAGTACTGACCCATAAAAATGGAGGAGCGCTTTACGGGTTGGGCGAGCAATAATTGCGTGAACTCCCTTGAGTTGTAATAATACATGATCCCAAAAATTGTGGCGATGAGGGGCACCAAAATTACAATGACATTCATTAGAGTGATCACCGCTTTCGAAAGGTCGTTATTGAGAAAAAGAAGAACGAATCCCAAAACCATATAGAAGACGAGATACACCAAGCTCCAAAGACTACGCACCAAGTCGTAAAAACTGTATTTAAGAATTTTAAGCATAGCTCTTAACTGAAGTTATGGAAGCAATGGCATGTTCTAAATCATCTTGACCTGATTTTTCGCGAAGCTCACTCAGGCTTCCTTTAAAGTAAATTTTTCCTTCAAGCAAGTAGATAATTTCATCGGCTACTTCCTCAACGAATTGCATAATGTGCGAAGTAATCAAGATGGTTTTTCCTTCCTCTTTGGCTTTTCGGATCAGTCCACGAAGGTGTATCATGGCCTGTGGGTCCAAACCTGTGGTGGGTTCGTCGAGAATGACAATAGGAGCGTCAATCATAAAAGCCAGCACTACATTTACCTTCTGTTTGGTTCCTCCCGAAAGGGTAGAAAGCTGCTTTCGCAAAAAGGGCTTTAAGCTGAAAAGCTCGATTAGTTCTTCCTCTTGGCTCTCGGAGCTGCGCATATCCTTGATCATTCTTATCAGCTCAATCAGACGCAAATTCCCCGGAAAGGTCGCAATCTGTGGGAGGTATTGAATTTCTTCGCGATACTTCCACTTCTTGCGAATCTGTTCTCCATTGAGCGAGATGCTTCCCTTATCGGGAATATTCATACCAAGTATAGACTTGATCAAGGTGGTTTTTCCTGAACCATTTGGGCCAAGTACTGCAAAAATCCCAGGTTTGCGGATGTCGAGATTTAGGTCAATCAAAACCTTATTCTTCCCAAATCGCTTGCTTAAATTCTTTACTTCTATCATTCTATTCGGCGCATCATAGGATTGGTATCCACAAGGTTATCGGGAGTAAACACAGGGCTTACCTTTTCTGAAAAGTCAATTATTTCCATGAACAAACTTCGCAACAGCACGATGGTCTCTGGTGTACGATTTACGATGTACGAAAAGAGCTTAACAGGCCGATAGGGCACATCGCCCACCTTATCCTTATTCAAGTCGTAGCCCGTGTAGCTGCTCCAATAGTTCCCATCGAATTCGTTGTCGTTCAAATTGCTGTTATAGGATACATCGAAGCTGTTATAAAGAAAATTGTTCTGCCTGAACTTATTTTCATAGCAGGCGCCAACCACCTTCACCGCCCAGCCGTTTCCGATGAAATTATTGCGCTCGTAATTGATCCTGTTCGACCCTTCGATATTGATACCGATGGTGTTTTCTTCAAAGGTGTTGCCGATGATTTCTGCATCGTTTATTTCCTTAAGGAGCATGCCGTAGCTGGCCGTTCCCCAATTCAACCGAAAGGTATTGTTGAGCATTTTTATCCGCTTTGAAAACATGACCGCAACCCCCGCTCCGTTGTCTTCGAAGGTATTGTTCTCGTAAATATCATCATCGGAAAACATAAAATGGAGACCGTACCTGATGTTTTTGGTGGAGGTGTTATTGGTAATGCTGATGGTATCAGAAAACTCAAGGTAAATTCCATCGCGAGCTCCTTGCACGTGGTTTTGATCTACCTCGATGTTATTGGAGTACCAAAGCTGAATGCCGTTTCCCGAATTGTACTCATCTACCGCATCACCGATGATTTTATTGTGGTAAACCTTTCCGTAGCTCGATTTCTCGAGGTAAATCCCAAAGAAGAGTTTTTCTAACACTACATTTTGAATGGTGAAGTACTTACTTTTTACTACCCGTATGGCTGCGTAATCGGTGGTGTAGCTGGTACCAACGTTTATAATGAATAGGCCATCTAGGGTGACGCTGTCGGAATAGATGGTGATGATCTCACCTTGGTCTTCCCCGTCAATCACGGGGTAGCGATCGCCCTTGATGGTGATTGGACGATCTACCTTGATATTATACTCTTGGTAGGTGGCTTTTTCTATCCAGACAGTATCATGGGGAGATGCTGCATATATTCCCGACTGGATACTTTGTAAAACACAAGTGGGACATACCTTTACGATAGCCCCACTTGCTGGTTTTACAACCATGAAAAGAAAGGTTGTGAGCGCAATAAAACCTAAACTAACCTGCTTTATCGCCCTCATCTAATTTCTCTCAATTTATACAGTCAACTCTTTGAACGAAAGCCCGAATATGACCTTACTCTTTAAATTTTTCCTTCAGTCCTTCCCAATCGTATAACTCTCCGCCATGGGAGGCATGCGCAGCGCTAGCTTCCGCCTCAGAACTGAACCCTGTGAGGAAAGCCCCCATCGGACTGGGAATTCCTTCGCTAATCAAATAAGTAGCATTAGTTGCATCCATCAATTCGCCTGGATTGGAATAATCGTTGGCCAAAAATAGGGCAACCGTTGGCGCATCTGCCTCGTTCATTTGATTCATCATGCACTCGATGGCGTCGTAGTTGAACACCTTTCCCTTGTCAGTTACTATTTGCGCAGCGTGCTGCTTGTCCACAATGGTCATACTGCAATAGTGGCACGCGGCTTCGCCATAATCAATGGGTTTTTGGCTGATGGAACATCCCACCAACAGGAGCAGTAGAATGAAAAGAATAGATAATTGATGTATTCTCATTTTCTAGGATTTTTTTGTGGCCTTCCAACCGATTAAACCCGCTACAAAAGTAAGCCCCATTCCTGCAAACATCATATAAGCTCCCATTCGGGGATAGGAATAAGCATCAAAATTCAACATTTTGGAATGACCTAAAAGTGGCGGCTTATAACTCATGGGGGTACCGTCGGGATTTTGAAGTTTCAGTATGGCTTTTGGATCTAAATTGGTTCCGTAATCGGTCATCCAGAGGTTGAAATCGTACATTCCCAAAACACCGAGAATTGACATTAAAATAAACCAGCCAAAGAACCATTGGTATTTTATTTTTCCCAGAAAGCCAAGGAGTCCAAAGAGAACGCCCAATGAAACCATGGCGATATTGATTCTGGGAAACCATGTAAATTCCCACATCTCATGCGACTTGGGGAGTACCTTCATTCCAATGTAATGGTTAAGGCCGTCGATGTTTTGGACATCAAATTCGTTTTGCCCTCTGATCCCGTCAATGTGAATATTCAACCCGAGTGGATCGGGGTATTGGGGTGCACCGAGTTCGATATTCCAAAGTGGAAATGCGAACAAGCCTAAAAGCAGCAGCGACCCTATTATCATTATCACACTTGCCTTCTTCATTTCATTCCTTTTTTGCATCTGTCTATATAGTCCACTAGCTGCGTTACACTTTTTTTAAAAACAGTCCCGTTCGACTTCGCTCAGGGCAGGCTTTGACCGCTGTCAACTCCTTGATTTTTAAAATTTCGTGTGCCTTGCTACTGAACTCTCTAGCTCAGATTTATATCTACTAGAGTTTTTCCGAACTCTATCTATGGTGAACATCTAAGTTTGATCAAATTTGGAGTGGGGAGCCAAAACACAGCTCCCCTCTACTAAACCAAAATCAAATTATTTTTAGTCCTCGCCTAAGCTCCAGGATAACTCCACATCAGAGTTTGCAGGAGAAACGCGAACATATCCTTGCATCTCTTGGTGGAGTGCCGAACAGAAATCTGTGCAATAGAATGGCCAAACCCCAACTTTTTTGGGCAACCAAATAGAAGTTTTGGTTTGTCCAGGCATGATTAACAACTCAGAGGTATTCTGTCCCATCATGGCAAAACCGTGAGGCACATCGAAATCTTGCTCGTGGTTGGTGATGTGGAAGTACACTTCATCGCCCACTTTTATCCCTTCAATATTGTCAGGTGTAAAGTGAGAGCGTATGGTTGACATATAAATATGCACCTCCTTACCGTTTCTTTCTACCCGTGCTTCGCTTGGGTTGTTAATTCCGTAAGGATGCTTGTTTTCTTCAAGACGATAGATCTTTTTGGAATTGGCCATTAATAGTTCTGCAGGACATCCCGCCGCATAGTGAGGCTCACCGTGAGTTGGGAAATCGTAGATCAACTCCATTTTCTCACCAGAGATATCGTAGAGTTGGGCACTGTGTTCCATCTCAGGGCCCACAGGTAGGTAGCGATCTTTGGTGATTTTATTCATCGCCAAAACGTACTTACCGAATGGCTTTTGAGAGTTTCCACCAGGAATCATCAAGTGACCCACAGAGTAGTAACAAGGCTTGCGGTCAATAACTTCAAACGTTCCAACTTTCCACTTCACAATCTCAGAAGAGATGAAGAATGTGGTGTAGGCATTTCCTTTGTCGTCAAACTCAGTATGGAGTGGCCCGAGACCACCACTGGATACCGTTCCGCCAAGAACATCCTCAAATTTCAAGATCGGAATACCGTAGGCTTCACCGTCGAATTTTTCATTCTCGATGGCGTCGATCATTTTTGTGAAGGAGTGCGCGGTCAAATCTGCAGAGAGCTTACCGTTACCGATGATGTACTCACCGGTAGGGTCAACATCACAACCATGAGGCGACTTTGGCGTTGGAAGAAAGTAAATCGCACCAGGAATCTCGGTAGGATCTACTGTTAGTACCTCTTTCTTCATGGTAGATGTAGCCATGTGCGTATGCTCATCGTACACGTTGTGAGCGTAGTTGGCTGGCATCATCGTACCACCGCCGTTATTGACATACTCTTCAATTTTCTTCCAGTTTACCGCTGCAATAAAATCCTTATCATTTTGAGAAGCGTTAACCTCCATCAATGAGTGAGCCTCCTCGGTATTGTAAGTAGAGAGGAAGTGCCATCCGTGAGATTTTCCGCGACCAGGGTGAGAAAGATCGTAGTTGAAACCAGGCATCAAGATCTGGAATTTAATTCCCATTCTACCCGTTTCCTGATCTACACTGATAAAGGAAACAGCTCCCTTGAAATTACCCTTCATTTCGTTGATGGGCATATCTCTCTGCGGAACCGGAACTGCGAAACGCGTTCCTGCTATTACGTACTCCGTATTTTCAGTAACAAAAGCCGAACTGTGGTTACCTCCCGAATTCGGAATCTCAATAATCTCAGTCGTTTCGAAAGTGGTGAGGTCAATTCGTGCAATACGTGGTGTATTGTTCCCATTGATAAATACCCAACGACCGTCAAGCTCACCGTTGGTTTGCGAAATATCAGGGTGGTGTGAATCATCCCAAGGCACAAAACCAAAGGAAGTGTTGAGCATAGGCTTCGTTTCCTCAGAATAGCCGTAACCCGAAGTAGCAAACTGAGAGAATACCGGGATTTCCTTAAAAAGACGGCCAGAAGGCAGACCCACTACGGTGATGTTACCGCTGTATCCGCCAGAAACAAAGGCGTAAAACTCATCGTACTCCCCAGGAGCTACGTACACTTTCTCAGCGTTGTTTGATGAAAGCGCACCATTTTTATTGGAGCCGTTTCCATTTTGATTTCCACATCCAGAAATCATCAGAGCGATTCCCATCAAGGCAATCAGGCTGTATTTTATGTTTTTCATATCGTTTGGTATAATCTGTTAGTTGAAATAGAGTGTAATGGAATTATTCAGGTAGGATGACCTTATCTACGACGTGCACGATACCGTTGCCCGCATCTACACTAGCCAGAATTTTGGCACCGCCTACATAAACATCGTCTCCTTTGACTTCAATCGTAACGTTGGTGTCATCGGCTTGACCGAGCTTCTTGAATTTCTTCAAAAACTCCTTGTCGTATTTACCCGCAGTTACGTGGTGCTTAAGAATAGTAGCCAATTGCTCTTTATTCTCAGGCTTTAGCAATGTTTCTACGGTGCCTTCTGGCAATGCGTCGAAAGCAGCGTTTACAGGAGCAAAAACCATCAATGGCCCTGCATTTACAAGGGCATTTTCTAAATCGGCAGCTTGCACAGCCGCTACCAGAGTGGTGTGGTCTTCTGATCCTATAGCGATTTGAAGCACATTGGGCTTTCCTACATCACCTTCAATAAAGGCCTGACCTGCTTCCTTGCTAATCTCTTCGGTTTCGGCTGGAGCCGATGCAGAAGAAGATTCAGCATTAGGCGATTGACACGAAGTGACAACCAATAGCATGGAAGCCAAACTGGGGAGAATTAAATTTTTAATGATCCTTTTCATGGTGGTTGGTTATAGGGTTCTGAAATATTCCAAAACGGCGCGTGTTTGCTCCACGGTCATATTTTGGTTGGCCATTGCGGCACCGTTAAATTCTACAAGTAAGTCTTTCGCACAGCGATCTTCTTCAACCATGAGTTGAGGATCGAGAATCATATTCATAATCCATTCGGGGCTTCTTCTTTCCAAAATACCTTTTGGCGATGGGCCGATAAAGCGCTTATCTACTTTGTGACACGCCGTGCAATTTGTTTTAAAAATAGCAGCTCCTTCGGCTACCATATCCTGATTGATCTCAGGATCAAGTGTAATCTCTTTGATCTGTCCTACTCCTTTGTCATCGAGTGTGATTCTTTCAGATGCGGGTGGAAGTTTTTCTTCAAGCATTGATTTAGGTGCGGGAGCATTGGTGGCTTTTTGAGGTTCATCACCACCTCCGCAACTAAAGAGGGAAACAAGGAGGCAAACACAAGTGATTTTGAGAAGATCGTTCATCAGAGTAGTTTTATTTTTCGGGTCAAATGTATAACCCGATGGTTGAATGAAATATGATATTTGTCATAATTAAAGACAAAAGTATCTTTATTTCTTTAATGACAATTTAACATTTTAAAGTGGTGGGTTGATGGCAGCTACGCACTCTATAAAGTAGGCTGTACAACCGCCTCTATAAGAGCTTCCAGCTTATCTATCGTGACATGTTCCATTACAACTATTTTGAACCACTTAGGATTCGCGTGATTATCGGCTACAAGGCCAAAGCGATGAGCGGTGGATGGATTGATGGAAGTACTTTTGATGGCAACAATATTGGATGATGGGTGGCGATAAAAATCCATATCCATACGCTTTAGTTTTTGGCAGAGCCAATTGGTGCGTTGCTGAAGGATAGATACCTTTTCGTGCCAACCATGCGGGCCATTTTTTGTGAGAATCATCCAAACGGCTATGGCGTTTGCGCCTGATCTGCTTCCAATGAGTGTACAGTCTTCACCTTCTACATAGCTTGCCTCCTTGGTGTGGACATGGTGTATAAGATTCTTGCGAATGATAAACACACCTGTTCCGTATGGAGCCTGAGCCATTTTGTGTGCATCAAGGGTAAACGAAGAAATGTGAGGATTCTCAAAGGTTAGGCGAGATTCAGGATTGCAAAAAGGATAATAAAAACCTCCGTAAGCACCATCTACGTGCAGCTTGTATAGGCACGATTGGGCCTCGAGTTGCTGGGTGTAAAGGTCGATGTCATCAACCGATCCAAACATGGTCGTTATCATATTGCATACCACAACGAAGTATTTCTTGCCCTCGGCCTTGGCAGCTCGAATGGCTGCGCTAATGTTATGACCACTTATTTTTCGAGAGTCTTGTTCTACCTTGACTTTGTAAATACTCAATCCCAAAAGATTGGCCGCTTTGCTCATAGAGTAATGGCTGTCTTCACTACACAGCACGCAGATTTCTTCACTTTTGGCAGCAAATAGGTCTTGATAATAGTTTCGATAAGTCCAAACGGCTTGAATATTTGCTTCCGTACCTCCCGAAGAAACGTAGCCGTCCTGCGCAGCTCGTTCTCCTTTCAATATGTCAACAGCACATATTTCTATCAGCTCCCTCTCAATTTGGTGGGTTCCTTTGAAAAATGATTCGGACTTTCCCAGGGTGTGGCAACCGATGTGGTTGGGGTTTTGCAATAACGCAGATAGATAAGGTGCTTCTTGCAAAAAGCTCACATCCTGATTAAAAACCTGCTTATCCAAATAAGATGCAGGTACTCCCAGTGCATGATGCTTTCGGTAGTCAACCGTTTCGGTCAAGGCTCCAAAAACAATTTTTTTAATCTCTTCCTGAGACTTCTTTTTCCAGACTTGGTTCATAGGTATGTGTTTTCACTAAGAGAAGGTGTATCAAAATTTTCAGTTGTTTGCATTTTTTTATTTCATCCATTGCCAGCCATGGCTCCCTGCCACCACACCAGCAATGGTCATAAGGCTTATGATGAGCAATACCCAATGTGCTCTTTGCATGATGGTAAATACCTTTTCGGGGTGGGATTCAGCAAACGCGGCCATTCGTTTTTTAAGTACGAATGGTTCCAGAACAAAAAGAATGATCGTAAAAAGAATCCACACCAAAGTCATGGCGTGAATCCACCAATACCGATAATCCAGGTACCGATTCCAGGCATCCATCTCGTATAACATGTAAAACCCCGTAAGACCCGTAATCAAGGTGGTGATTTTGGCCACTCGCGCAAACCGTCCCTCTATGCGCTCAAAAGCTTCTATTCTATTATCGGTTGCGTCAAATTGCTTTAAAGAGGGTAGAATTACCAAGGTAACCATGGCGACTCCACCTATCCACAACACTACTCCCAATACGTGCACCACCCTGGCCAAAGTAAAAATCTCATATTCTTCCATGGGCCTTATTTTTTAAGGTGCTACTAAAGATTTTGAGGAGAATGCCCATGGCCATTCCCGCACTGCCCAGAATTAGAAAAATTTGGCTGAAAATTTGGCCAAGTCCACGGGCAGCTAAGAGTATTTCTGTAAAGACGAAGCAGAGCAAAAACAAAAAGCTTCCCGCTCTGGAAAGAGCGTTTATTTTTATCCATTTATGATGCACAATGAGGGCGAGGAAAACAAGCGAAACAGCCCCGATAAGGCTCAAGTGGAGATAGGCAATGACGATGGGTTTATTAAAAAAAGCGTACGCTTCAAAATAAGGTAAAGCAGAGAGGCTTTGTAAGGTGGTTTTCAAAATGAATGAGCTCAAGAATCCCAGGATAAAAAGCCTTACCACAATCTCTTGGTCGCTAAGGTAGGCGAGAAGATTTTTGGGTAAGGCGAGTACGAAAAACACCAATGCTGCAATGGTGAGCGCTGCGGCCAAGAAGGCTGGCACCCTCACCGCATCGGCGAAATCCATTCCCAGCAGTGATAGCGAAATGGCGGGTATCACGGCAAGGACAAATAAGACGTAAAAGCGTTTGAGGTGTTTTTGGTCGACTTTCAAACCGCTGCTTTCCAAAAAATGGAAGAAAAGCCCGATGGCAACAAACAGAAACCATCCATTGTACTGAAGGTGCAAAAAGGAGTAGACCATGGATTGATAAACCTCCGAATTCCCTAGGCCCCTTGCCGATAAGGCTCCTATTCCAAAAGGCAGTAAGGTAGATATTGCTCCAAGCCATAGCCCCGTTATAATAAAGCGCAAAGACGTGGTCTTTTCAAGTCTCAGGGGATGCTGTCTCGTATCGCTGATAAATCGATAGATAAACCAGTAATTCAAGATTTGGAAAAGGGTAGAAAACACAATAGAGTAGAGTCCATAACCCTTCATGGCAAAGGAAATAAGCACGCCGATCACCACCGCAACGCTGAGCTTAAACTGGAGTACGTACCTTCCCTTTTGAATTTGATCCTTGGTCAGAAAAGTCTTGGTGAGCAGGAGGATCATTATGGTGTAGATCCAGCCTTGAAAAGCCACATGAGAATGGGCGTGCACCAAATTCATGTACTCCAGAGGAAGGCCGACATAAGAAACCGATCTCAAAAGAGTGCCAATAAGGGCAACGGCCAGAAAAAACAACAGGCTTATTTCGTACCACTTCCCTTTCATAAGAATTTTCAGAAGGCTTTTTCACCTTTGCGTCAAAAGTAGAAGTATGAATGAGGGGGTACTATGATAAAAGTCATATTTCGGATACGAATGTCTTTTATTTGTAATTTTGGAGAAGAATCACCAAATAATACAAGATGAAGAAGTCATCCTTTGAAAACGAACTGAAATACAGCAGTGAGCGGGTTCAAACCAAGCTTATACTTGAAAGCTCTTTTACCAAGG of the Cryomorphaceae bacterium 1068 genome contains:
- a CDS encoding DUF2490 domain-containing protein gives rise to the protein MKKTLLIAFAAIFSFQGIGQDVYRFGLLPVFNTNAKLKNDFSLNVKLENRHILSRGTLNGELRGNDYRFERQDIAGILAKKLSANTRVGAGYLFRLESERVIHRLIQQISITQPLNKVRIAHRFSSDQTWDPDEAFEFRLRYRIGLEVPLSGTQIDPNELYFKSNLEYLARFQAGFVNEFRAIPALGYLAKNKNSFELGLDYRVGTVFEPIIGHGFWVYFGYYLRLNN
- a CDS encoding Rrf2 family transcriptional regulator gives rise to the protein MFSKTCEYAIKAMVYIWHRDYSVTTWASLKEIAEAIDSPPSFTSKVLQQLAKKELLLSMRGPSGGFSKLKKGDIRLGDVIMAIDGPKITRKCILGFEECNTAYPCALHDKFAHIRDDLNKVLDETKIEGLGDLFSSGAFYLKED
- a CDS encoding ABC transporter permease, which codes for MLKILKYSFYDLVRSLWSLVYLVFYMVLGFVLLFLNNDLSKAVITLMNVIVILVPLIATIFGIMYYYNSREFTQLLLAQPVKRSSIFMGQYLGVACSLSLSLVIGLGIPFVLYGLFVSDAIYDFLLLLVVGSFLTLIFTAFSFNIALSNENKIKGFGYAVLMWLFFAVIYDGAFLMSLIIFEEYPLDTFSLAATLFNPIDLSRTLILLKLDISALLGYTGAVFKDFFGTSLGLFLSIFTLITWTIALVARIVFKSGKKDF
- a CDS encoding ABC transporter ATP-binding protein; translated protein: MIEVKNLSKRFGKNKVLIDLNLDIRKPGIFAVLGPNGSGKTTLIKSILGMNIPDKGSISLNGEQIRKKWKYREEIQYLPQIATFPGNLRLIELIRMIKDMRSSESQEEELIELFSLKPFLRKQLSTLSGGTKQKVNVVLAFMIDAPIVILDEPTTGLDPQAMIHLRGLIRKAKEEGKTILITSHIMQFVEEVADEIIYLLEGKIYFKGSLSELREKSGQDDLEHAIASITSVKSYA
- a CDS encoding nitrous oxide reductase family maturation protein NosD gives rise to the protein MVVKPASGAIVKVCPTCVLQSIQSGIYAASPHDTVWIEKATYQEYNIKVDRPITIKGDRYPVIDGEDQGEIITIYSDSVTLDGLFIINVGTSYTTDYAAIRVVKSKYFTIQNVVLEKLFFGIYLEKSSYGKVYHNKIIGDAVDEYNSGNGIQLWYSNNIEVDQNHVQGARDGIYLEFSDTISITNNTSTKNIRYGLHFMFSDDDIYENNTFEDNGAGVAVMFSKRIKMLNNTFRLNWGTASYGMLLKEINDAEIIGNTFEENTIGINIEGSNRINYERNNFIGNGWAVKVVGACYENKFRQNNFLYNSFDVSYNSNLNDNEFDGNYWSSYTGYDLNKDKVGDVPYRPVKLFSYIVNRTPETIVLLRSLFMEIIDFSEKVSPVFTPDNLVDTNPMMRRIE
- a CDS encoding nitrous oxide reductase accessory protein NosL — its product is MRIHQLSILFILLLLLVGCSISQKPIDYGEAACHYCSMTIVDKQHAAQIVTDKGKVFNYDAIECMMNQMNEADAPTVALFLANDYSNPGELMDATNATYLISEGIPSPMGAFLTGFSSEAEASAAHASHGGELYDWEGLKEKFKE
- the nosZ gene encoding Sec-dependent nitrous-oxide reductase — its product is MKNIKYSLIALMGIALMISGCGNQNGNGSNKNGALSSNNAEKVYVAPGEYDEFYAFVSGGYSGNITVVGLPSGRLFKEIPVFSQFATSGYGYSEETKPMLNTSFGFVPWDDSHHPDISQTNGELDGRWVFINGNNTPRIARIDLTTFETTEIIEIPNSGGNHSSAFVTENTEYVIAGTRFAVPVPQRDMPINEMKGNFKGAVSFISVDQETGRMGIKFQILMPGFNYDLSHPGRGKSHGWHFLSTYNTEEAHSLMEVNASQNDKDFIAAVNWKKIEEYVNNGGGTMMPANYAHNVYDEHTHMATSTMKKEVLTVDPTEIPGAIYFLPTPKSPHGCDVDPTGEYIIGNGKLSADLTAHSFTKMIDAIENEKFDGEAYGIPILKFEDVLGGTVSSGGLGPLHTEFDDKGNAYTTFFISSEIVKWKVGTFEVIDRKPCYYSVGHLMIPGGNSQKPFGKYVLAMNKITKDRYLPVGPEMEHSAQLYDISGEKMELIYDFPTHGEPHYAAGCPAELLMANSKKIYRLEENKHPYGINNPSEARVERNGKEVHIYMSTIRSHFTPDNIEGIKVGDEVYFHITNHEQDFDVPHGFAMMGQNTSELLIMPGQTKTSIWLPKKVGVWPFYCTDFCSALHQEMQGYVRVSPANSDVELSWSLGED
- a CDS encoding fasciclin domain-containing protein; protein product: MKRIIKNLILPSLASMLLVVTSCQSPNAESSSASAPAETEEISKEAGQAFIEGDVGKPNVLQIAIGSEDHTTLVAAVQAADLENALVNAGPLMVFAPVNAAFDALPEGTVETLLKPENKEQLATILKHHVTAGKYDKEFLKKFKKLGQADDTNVTIEVKGDDVYVGGAKILASVDAGNGIVHVVDKVILPE
- a CDS encoding cytochrome c gives rise to the protein MNDLLKITCVCLLVSLFSCGGGDEPQKATNAPAPKSMLEEKLPPASERITLDDKGVGQIKEITLDPEINQDMVAEGAAIFKTNCTACHKVDKRFIGPSPKGILERRSPEWIMNMILDPQLMVEEDRCAKDLLVEFNGAAMANQNMTVEQTRAVLEYFRTL